From a region of the Rhodobium gokarnense genome:
- a CDS encoding peroxidase-related enzyme (This protein belongs to a clade of uncharacterized proteins related to peroxidases such as the alkylhydroperoxidase AhpD.) translates to MDKTNAEDESVIALDLPMAELGDDTKAYFDKCQEKLGLIPNVLKAYAFDEAKLKAFSTFYNDLMLGPSGLSKLEREMIAVAVSSQNHCYYCLTAHGATVRELSGSPELGEQMVMNYRAAELSERHRAMLDFAVLLTERPDDVDDADREGLRDAGFSERDIWDIAAVAAFFNMTNRVAAATDMRPNPEYHAQAR, encoded by the coding sequence ATGGACAAGACCAACGCGGAAGACGAATCCGTCATCGCCCTCGACCTGCCGATGGCAGAGCTCGGCGACGACACCAAAGCCTATTTCGACAAGTGCCAGGAAAAGCTCGGGCTGATCCCGAACGTCCTCAAGGCCTATGCCTTCGACGAGGCGAAACTGAAGGCCTTTTCCACCTTCTACAACGACCTGATGCTGGGCCCGTCCGGCCTTTCCAAGCTGGAGCGGGAGATGATCGCGGTCGCCGTCTCCTCCCAGAACCACTGCTACTACTGCCTGACGGCGCATGGCGCGACGGTGCGCGAGCTGTCCGGCTCACCGGAACTCGGCGAGCAGATGGTGATGAACTACCGGGCGGCGGAGCTTTCGGAACGCCACCGGGCGATGCTCGATTTCGCCGTGCTCCTCACCGAGCGGCCCGACGACGTCGACGATGCCGACCGGGAGGGCCTGCGCGATGCCGGCTTTTCGGAACGGGACATCTGGGACATCGCCGCGGTGGCCGCCTTCTTCAACATGACCAACCG